Proteins found in one Quercus robur chromosome 2, dhQueRobu3.1, whole genome shotgun sequence genomic segment:
- the LOC126713271 gene encoding protein ABIL2-like isoform X1, with translation MTQQAKNTLFMESVDSSSYVSAKPESSHHDELFMQQRLHFSDSLKDLKNLRKQLYSAAEYFEVSYSKEDQNYIAVESLKDYVIKALVNTVDHMGSLAYKVNGFLDASICELSRTELRLSCIEQRIGTCQYFIDRGGLFQQSSALRFPKHHKRYILPAGSTTDAVDQSQAMHHIAKEDFCQFRSAVQETTSEISPTTVRKGHSVIRSAQSSSRPGTFQFTEVASNKALENRAVSPYRFSFLRSGSLVKRSSAINSYTANHRFPSEPRRQISLPVHVERVGTKDIGQHSGKSNRLFKALLSMNKAKREGVLYKYLDEN, from the exons ATGACTCAG CAGGCCAAAAATACCCTTTTCATGGAAAGTGTAGATTCTTCCTCTTATGTTTCTGCAAAGCCAGAATCTTCCCATCATGATGAACTCTTCATGCAGCAAAGGTTGCACTTTTCAGATAGTCTCAAG GACTTGAAGAATCTGAGGAAACAGTTGTACTCAGCAGCAGAGTATTTTGAAGTATCTTACAGTAAAGAAGATCAAAATTACAT AGCTGTGGAAAGCTTGAAAGATTATGTTATTAAAGCTTTGGTCAATACCGTGGACCACATGGGTTCTTTGGCATACAAGGTTAATGGATTTTTGGATGCAAGTATCTGTGAGCTATCTAGAACTGAGCTTAGGTTGTCTTGCATTGAACAG AGAATTGGAACATGCCAATACTTCATTGATCGTGGGGGCCTTTTTCAACAATCATCAGCACTAAGATTTCCAAAGCATCATAAGCGGTACATCCTACCAG CTGGGTCAACCACGGATGCTGTTGACCAGTCTCAAGCTATGCATCACATTGCTAAAGAGGACTTCTGTCAGTTTAGAAGTG CTGTTCAGGAAACAACTAGTGAGATCTCTCCAACAACAGTCAG AAAAGGGCACTCTGTGATAAGGTCTGCACAATCTTCCTCAAGACCTGGAACTTTTCAATTCACAGAAGTTGCATCCAATAAAGCACTCG AGAATCGAGCAGTCTCACCATATCGCTTTTCTTTCTTACGTTCTGGATCACTTGTTAAGAGATCAAGTGCTATAAACTCATATACTGCCAATCATCGA TTCCCATCAGAGCCCCGGAGACAAATTTCATTGCCTGTTCATGTTGAACGAGTTGGGACTAAAGATATTGGACAGCATTCTGGAAAAAGCAATCGGCTGTTTAAGGCCCTGCTTAGCATGAACAAGGCCAAAAGGGAAGGTGTATTGTACAAATACTTGGATGAGAATTGA
- the LOC126713271 gene encoding protein ABIL2-like isoform X3 yields MQQAKNTLFMESVDSSSYVSAKPESSHHDELFMQQRLHFSDSLKDLKNLRKQLYSAAEYFEVSYSKEDQNYIAVESLKDYVIKALVNTVDHMGSLAYKVNGFLDASICELSRTELRLSCIEQRIGTCQYFIDRGGLFQQSSALRFPKHHKRYILPAGSTTDAVDQSQAMHHIAKEDFCQFRSAVQETTSEISPTTVRKGHSVIRSAQSSSRPGTFQFTEVASNKALENRAVSPYRFSFLRSGSLVKRSSAINSYTANHRFPSEPRRQISLPVHVERVGTKDIGQHSGKSNRLFKALLSMNKAKREGVLYKYLDEN; encoded by the exons ATGCAG CAGGCCAAAAATACCCTTTTCATGGAAAGTGTAGATTCTTCCTCTTATGTTTCTGCAAAGCCAGAATCTTCCCATCATGATGAACTCTTCATGCAGCAAAGGTTGCACTTTTCAGATAGTCTCAAG GACTTGAAGAATCTGAGGAAACAGTTGTACTCAGCAGCAGAGTATTTTGAAGTATCTTACAGTAAAGAAGATCAAAATTACAT AGCTGTGGAAAGCTTGAAAGATTATGTTATTAAAGCTTTGGTCAATACCGTGGACCACATGGGTTCTTTGGCATACAAGGTTAATGGATTTTTGGATGCAAGTATCTGTGAGCTATCTAGAACTGAGCTTAGGTTGTCTTGCATTGAACAG AGAATTGGAACATGCCAATACTTCATTGATCGTGGGGGCCTTTTTCAACAATCATCAGCACTAAGATTTCCAAAGCATCATAAGCGGTACATCCTACCAG CTGGGTCAACCACGGATGCTGTTGACCAGTCTCAAGCTATGCATCACATTGCTAAAGAGGACTTCTGTCAGTTTAGAAGTG CTGTTCAGGAAACAACTAGTGAGATCTCTCCAACAACAGTCAG AAAAGGGCACTCTGTGATAAGGTCTGCACAATCTTCCTCAAGACCTGGAACTTTTCAATTCACAGAAGTTGCATCCAATAAAGCACTCG AGAATCGAGCAGTCTCACCATATCGCTTTTCTTTCTTACGTTCTGGATCACTTGTTAAGAGATCAAGTGCTATAAACTCATATACTGCCAATCATCGA TTCCCATCAGAGCCCCGGAGACAAATTTCATTGCCTGTTCATGTTGAACGAGTTGGGACTAAAGATATTGGACAGCATTCTGGAAAAAGCAATCGGCTGTTTAAGGCCCTGCTTAGCATGAACAAGGCCAAAAGGGAAGGTGTATTGTACAAATACTTGGATGAGAATTGA
- the LOC126713271 gene encoding protein ABIL2-like isoform X2, with protein sequence MTQAKNTLFMESVDSSSYVSAKPESSHHDELFMQQRLHFSDSLKDLKNLRKQLYSAAEYFEVSYSKEDQNYIAVESLKDYVIKALVNTVDHMGSLAYKVNGFLDASICELSRTELRLSCIEQRIGTCQYFIDRGGLFQQSSALRFPKHHKRYILPAGSTTDAVDQSQAMHHIAKEDFCQFRSAVQETTSEISPTTVRKGHSVIRSAQSSSRPGTFQFTEVASNKALENRAVSPYRFSFLRSGSLVKRSSAINSYTANHRFPSEPRRQISLPVHVERVGTKDIGQHSGKSNRLFKALLSMNKAKREGVLYKYLDEN encoded by the exons ATGACTCAG GCCAAAAATACCCTTTTCATGGAAAGTGTAGATTCTTCCTCTTATGTTTCTGCAAAGCCAGAATCTTCCCATCATGATGAACTCTTCATGCAGCAAAGGTTGCACTTTTCAGATAGTCTCAAG GACTTGAAGAATCTGAGGAAACAGTTGTACTCAGCAGCAGAGTATTTTGAAGTATCTTACAGTAAAGAAGATCAAAATTACAT AGCTGTGGAAAGCTTGAAAGATTATGTTATTAAAGCTTTGGTCAATACCGTGGACCACATGGGTTCTTTGGCATACAAGGTTAATGGATTTTTGGATGCAAGTATCTGTGAGCTATCTAGAACTGAGCTTAGGTTGTCTTGCATTGAACAG AGAATTGGAACATGCCAATACTTCATTGATCGTGGGGGCCTTTTTCAACAATCATCAGCACTAAGATTTCCAAAGCATCATAAGCGGTACATCCTACCAG CTGGGTCAACCACGGATGCTGTTGACCAGTCTCAAGCTATGCATCACATTGCTAAAGAGGACTTCTGTCAGTTTAGAAGTG CTGTTCAGGAAACAACTAGTGAGATCTCTCCAACAACAGTCAG AAAAGGGCACTCTGTGATAAGGTCTGCACAATCTTCCTCAAGACCTGGAACTTTTCAATTCACAGAAGTTGCATCCAATAAAGCACTCG AGAATCGAGCAGTCTCACCATATCGCTTTTCTTTCTTACGTTCTGGATCACTTGTTAAGAGATCAAGTGCTATAAACTCATATACTGCCAATCATCGA TTCCCATCAGAGCCCCGGAGACAAATTTCATTGCCTGTTCATGTTGAACGAGTTGGGACTAAAGATATTGGACAGCATTCTGGAAAAAGCAATCGGCTGTTTAAGGCCCTGCTTAGCATGAACAAGGCCAAAAGGGAAGGTGTATTGTACAAATACTTGGATGAGAATTGA
- the LOC126713272 gene encoding 26S proteasome non-ATPase regulatory subunit 8 homolog A-like gives MDPKLTEVSQLFERFKAAFLRNDFDTCTRLLSQLKVSLTQFRSLPPLFEATPNAIHELNLARDIYEHAVVLSVKTEDQDAFERDFFQLKPYYTDAGNRLPPSPQEHPILGLNLLRLLVQNRIAEFHTELELLSSTAMENPCIKHAVELEQSFMEGAYNRVLSARQTVPHETYVYFMDLLAKTVRDEISGCSEKAYDFLAISDAQKMLLFSSEQELLEYIKEEHSEWEIKNGFVYLQKAKESTPCKEIPSLQLINQTLSYARELERIV, from the exons ATGGATCCCAAGCTCACAGAGGTCTCTCAGCTCTTCGAACGCTTCAAAGCTGCGTTCTTAAGGAACGACTTTGATACCTGCACTAGACTCCTCTCACAActcaag gTCTCACTGACACAATTCAGAAGCCTACCACCATTGTTCGAAGCAACACCCAATGCAATTCATGAATTGAATTTAGCAA GGGATATATACGAGCATGCTGTTGTTCTTAGTGTGAAGACGGAGGACCAAGATGCATTTGAGAGGGATTTCTTTCAGTTGAAGCCTTATTACACAGATGCTGG CAACCGTCTTCCACCATCCCCTCAGGAGCATCCAATCTTAGGACTCAACCTATTGAGGCTTCTTGTTCAGAATAGAATAGCCGAATTCCATACTGAACTTGAACTTCTTTCCTCCACTGCTATGGAGAATCCTTGCATTAAGCATGCAGTGGAGTTGGAGCAGTCCTTCATGGAAGGGGCTTACAACCGTGTGTTGAGTGCTCGACAGACAGTGCCACATGAGACTTATGTCTACTTCATGGATCTTCTGGCGAAGACAGTCAG AGATGAAATATCTGGCTGTAGTGAAAAGGCTTATGATTTCCTTGCAATTAGTGATGCGCAGAAAATGTTGTTGTTCTCTTCTGAACAAGAACTATTGGAGTACATTAAGGAG GAGCATTCTGAGTGGGAGATAAAGAATGGTTTCGTTTATCTCCAGAAGGCAAAAGAATCTACACCATGCAAGGAAATACCTTCTCTGCAATTGATCAACCAGACACTCAGTTATGCGAGAGAGTTGGAGCGGATTGTGTAA